In the genome of Homo sapiens chromosome 19 genomic patch of type NOVEL, GRCh38.p14 PATCHES HSCHR19KIR_CA01-TA01_1_CTG3_1, one region contains:
- the KIR2DL1 gene encoding killer cell immunoglobulin-like receptor 2DL1 precursor (The RefSeq protein has 3 substitutions compared to this genomic sequence), producing the protein MSLLVVSMACVGFFLLQGAWPHEGVHRKPSLLAHPGRLVKSEETVILQCWSDVMFEHFLLHREGMFNDTLRLIGEHHDGVSKANFSISRMTQDLAGTYRCYGSVTHSPYQVSAPSDPLDIVIIGLYEKPSLSAQLGPTVLAGENVTLSCSSRSSYDMYHLSREGEAHERRLPAGPKVNGTFQADFPLGPATHGGTYRCFGSFHDSPYEWSKSSDPLLVSVTGNPSNSWPSPTEPSSKTGNPRHLHILIGTSVVIILFILLFFLLHRWCSNKKNAAVMDQESAGNRTANSEDSDEQDPQEVTYTQLNHCVFTQRKITRPSQRPKTPPTDIIVYTELPNAESRSKVVSCP; encoded by the exons ATGTCGCTCTTGTTCGTCAGCATGGCGTGTGTTG GGTTCTTCTTGCTGCAGGGGGCCTGGCCACATGAGG GAGTCCACAGAAAACCTTCCCTCCTGGCCCACCCAGGTCCCCTGGTGAAATCAGAAGAGACAGTCATCCTGCAATGTTGGTCAGATGTCATGTTTGAACACTTCCTTCTGCACAGAGAGGGGATGTTTAACGACACTTTGCGCCTCATTGGAGAACACCATGATGGGGTCTCCAAGGCCAACTTCTCCATCAGTCGCATGACGCAAGACCTGGCAGGGACCTACAGATGCTACGGTTCTGTTACTCACTCCCCCTATCAGGTGTCAGCTCCCAGTGACCCTCTGGACATCGTGATCATAG GTCTATATGAGAAACCTTCTCTCTCAGCCCAGCCGGGCCCCACGGTTCTGGCAGGAGAGAATGTGACCTTGTCCTGCAGCTCCCGGAGCTCCTATGACATGTACCATCTATCCAGGGAAGGGGAGGCCCATGAACGTAGGCTCCCTGCAGGGCCCAAGGTCAACGGAACATTCCAGGCTGACTTTCCTCTGGGCCCTGCCACCCACGGAGGGACCTACAGATGCTTCGGCTCTTTCCATGACTCTCCATACGAGTGGTCAAAGTCAAGTGACCCACTGCTTGTTTCTGTCACAG GAAACCCTTCAAATAGTTGGCCTTCACCCACTGAACCAAGCTCCAAAACCG GTAACCCCCGACACCTGCACATTCTGATTGGGACCTCAGTGGTCATCatcctcttcatcctcctcttctttctccttcatcgCTGGTGCTCCAACAAAAAAA ATGCTGCGGTAATGGACCAAGAGTCTGCAGGAAACAGAACAGCGAATAGCGAG GACTCTGATGAACAAGACCCTCAGGAGGTGACATACACACAGTTGAATCACTGCGTTTTCACACAGAGAAAAATCACTCGCCCTTCTCAGAGGCCCAAGACACCCCCAACAGATATCATCGTGTACACGGAACTTCCAAATGCTGAGTCCAGATCCAAAGTTGTCTCCTGCCCATGA